Proteins co-encoded in one Metabacillus sp. KUDC1714 genomic window:
- a CDS encoding alpha-L-rhamnosidase-related protein, giving the protein MTGIQKTENQVIIRNEEFITKAEQLMPQFLKETVRPQSIVKIEKDSTKIHGWGTGVIESADKLSAYDYGKGDQFTLDFGTHLVGYLSMKIRPVGSPPDAPLHLKLTFGEMPVEMAEPFSEYNGWISSSWLQEETLHVDVMPGVIELPRRYSFRYLKIEVLDTSRKYRVAFDDVQCLTVTSGDSYHVEELNHKDSMLNEIDKVSIKTLQDCMQEVFEDGPKRDRRLWLGDLRLQALANYETFQTNDLVKRCLYLFAGVPDDKGRIAANLFIAPSLIADDTYLFDYSLLFTTTLFDYFEATKDLETLTELWPLAYRQVELALERLDDQGIVTDDETWWSFIDWQEKLNKQAPSQAILIHTLRRAIKLAEVLKSDKLTLLEQKLQVTVDATITHLWDQDSEFFVSGSERQISWASQIWMVHAQVLDPEDNRKLIKHLLSTKPDIGLTTPYMYHYLVEALILVGEKEQAIAQLKAYWGEMINDGADTFWELYDPENKSFSPYGSYLINSYCHAWSCTPTYLIRKYDL; this is encoded by the coding sequence ATGACAGGTATTCAAAAAACAGAAAATCAAGTGATCATTAGAAACGAAGAATTCATCACAAAAGCTGAACAATTAATGCCACAGTTTTTAAAAGAGACAGTAAGACCACAGAGTATCGTGAAAATCGAAAAAGACTCAACGAAAATCCATGGCTGGGGAACAGGGGTCATTGAGTCTGCAGATAAACTCTCTGCCTATGATTATGGCAAAGGTGATCAATTCACTCTTGATTTTGGTACACATCTAGTTGGTTACTTATCAATGAAGATCCGTCCAGTTGGGAGCCCACCTGATGCACCACTGCATCTTAAATTGACGTTTGGAGAAATGCCTGTTGAAATGGCTGAGCCATTCTCTGAATATAATGGTTGGATTAGTTCTTCATGGCTACAAGAGGAAACGTTACATGTTGATGTCATGCCCGGTGTTATCGAATTACCACGTCGTTACAGTTTTCGTTATTTAAAGATTGAGGTTTTGGATACATCGCGTAAGTATCGAGTAGCATTTGATGATGTCCAATGTCTTACAGTGACTTCGGGGGATTCATATCATGTGGAAGAATTGAATCATAAAGATTCAATGTTAAATGAAATTGACAAAGTGAGTATTAAAACGTTACAGGATTGTATGCAGGAAGTGTTTGAAGATGGTCCAAAGCGTGATCGTCGTTTATGGCTTGGGGATTTACGCTTACAGGCTCTAGCTAATTATGAGACATTCCAAACGAATGATTTAGTAAAACGATGCTTGTATTTATTTGCAGGTGTTCCAGATGATAAGGGGAGAATTGCCGCTAATTTGTTTATCGCTCCTTCACTTATTGCAGATGATACGTATTTATTTGATTATTCATTGTTGTTCACAACAACCTTATTCGATTATTTTGAGGCAACTAAAGACCTTGAGACGCTAACAGAGCTATGGCCTCTTGCCTATCGTCAAGTTGAACTTGCATTAGAGCGTTTGGATGATCAAGGAATTGTTACGGACGATGAGACTTGGTGGTCATTTATTGATTGGCAAGAAAAGCTGAATAAGCAAGCTCCTTCACAAGCAATTTTGATTCACACATTGCGTAGAGCCATTAAGTTGGCAGAAGTTCTCAAGAGTGATAAATTGACATTATTAGAACAAAAATTACAAGTGACTGTAGACGCAACAATCACACACCTTTGGGATCAAGATAGCGAATTTTTTGTGAGTGGATCAGAGCGTCAGATTTCTTGGGCTAGCCAAATTTGGATGGTCCATGCTCAAGTTTTAGACCCAGAAGATAACCGTAAGCTTATTAAACACTTGTTATCAACCAAGCCAGATATTGGTCTTACCACACCTTATATGTATCATTATCTCGTGGAAGCCCTCATATTAGTTGGTGAAAAAGAACAAGCTATCGCTCAACTTAAAGCATATTGGGGAGAAATGATTAATGACGGTGCTGACACGTTTTGGGAGTTATACGATCCAGAGAACAAAAGTTTTTCACCATATGGTAGCTATTTAATTAATAGTTATTGTCATGCCTGGAGTTGTACTCCTACTTATTTAATTCGAAAATATGATCTATAA
- a CDS encoding AraC family transcriptional regulator, whose protein sequence is MNHQQLDQYLRKLDDIEKIQIITHENVNDYDGNELIVESDSSIPRLQEKYFFDKGPIYISKHHRFAEMPLHMHTFIEMNYVYSGECQQFLNGREVKLTQGQICLLDKDVPHSLPALDENDILVNIIMKKETFSTAFLGQLSNKGIVSSFLVDAVSENQRHDRYLLFHSQDNENLQFIIRNMLCEYFDPQDYSLEMVNYYMPILFTELMRVFQLDKNFELSKTSRKTNLIEILQYIEQHYKECTLTSLAEMFSFNANYLGNMLKERTGKTFLELVQTQRMIEAASLLNDTDKSIDEIAYQVGYDSLSFFYRKFKEHYGETPSRFRKNSK, encoded by the coding sequence ATGAATCATCAACAATTAGATCAATACCTGCGTAAACTCGACGATATTGAAAAAATACAAATCATCACACATGAAAATGTAAATGATTATGATGGAAATGAACTAATCGTTGAAAGTGATAGTTCAATCCCCCGTTTACAAGAGAAATATTTCTTTGATAAAGGACCAATCTACATCAGTAAACACCACCGTTTTGCTGAAATGCCCCTACATATGCACACGTTTATCGAAATGAACTATGTGTATTCAGGAGAATGTCAGCAATTCCTAAATGGAAGGGAAGTTAAACTGACTCAGGGGCAGATTTGTTTGTTAGATAAGGATGTACCACACAGTCTTCCTGCACTTGATGAAAATGATATTTTAGTTAACATTATCATGAAAAAAGAAACGTTTTCGACAGCCTTTTTGGGACAACTTAGCAACAAGGGAATCGTTTCGAGCTTTCTTGTAGATGCAGTGTCTGAAAATCAACGTCATGACCGTTACCTTTTATTTCACTCTCAGGATAATGAAAATTTACAATTTATTATTCGAAATATGCTTTGTGAATATTTTGATCCGCAAGATTACTCACTGGAAATGGTGAACTATTACATGCCAATCCTGTTTACTGAACTCATGCGCGTTTTCCAGTTAGACAAGAACTTCGAGCTTTCTAAAACATCAAGGAAAACAAATCTTATTGAAATTTTACAGTATATTGAGCAGCACTATAAAGAGTGTACATTAACCTCTTTGGCAGAAATGTTTAGTTTTAACGCGAATTACCTGGGGAATATGCTAAAAGAAAGAACTGGGAAAACGTTTCTCGAACTCGTGCAAACACAGCGAATGATAGAAGCTGCATCATTATTGAATGATACAGATAAAAGTATCGATGAAATTGCCTATCAGGTTGGTTATGATAGTCTAAGTTTTTTTTATCGTAAGTTTAAGGAGCATTATGGTGAAACTCCAAGTCGATTTCGGAAAAATAGTAAATAA
- a CDS encoding DUF2187 family protein has protein sequence MTTNQLAKEGDKVLFERNGLVIIGEVFKVREASVIVTISKSDAEGINVETPLTVVSHKNYQLIKN, from the coding sequence ATGACAACTAATCAACTAGCTAAAGAAGGAGATAAAGTCCTCTTTGAACGAAACGGATTGGTTATAATCGGTGAAGTTTTTAAAGTTAGAGAGGCAAGTGTCATCGTAACAATTAGCAAATCTGATGCAGAAGGAATTAATGTTGAAACACCACTAACAGTAGTTTCTCACAAAAACTATCAACTTATTAAAAACTAA
- a CDS encoding TetR/AcrR family transcriptional regulator — translation MSEHEDEQLVGEYPSLPKQKRSQQKRDALLESGRALFIEKGYEQTNAKEIASHAGVATGTFYRYFTDKRQLMMSLLEDQLEKLLPPEPNWTNVDPESFFATLLEQHYKRLNRLGLHRVLPELLLKDPQLAEVVAEARKKIHARILVSLKNAREQGIVWADLDLDTVSWSIMVLSDKIPEKLTECGNQADYSKLAKVICRLVFPPDVLKQLKLNKK, via the coding sequence ATGTCTGAGCATGAAGATGAACAACTAGTTGGGGAATATCCTTCTTTACCAAAACAAAAACGTTCCCAGCAAAAAAGAGATGCGTTGCTTGAAAGTGGACGTGCCTTGTTTATTGAGAAAGGATACGAACAAACCAATGCAAAAGAGATTGCATCACATGCCGGGGTTGCAACAGGAACCTTTTATAGATATTTCACAGATAAACGGCAGCTTATGATGTCACTTTTGGAGGATCAATTGGAAAAGCTTCTTCCCCCTGAACCAAACTGGACTAATGTTGATCCAGAATCATTTTTTGCTACACTTTTAGAACAACATTACAAACGACTTAATCGACTAGGATTGCATCGAGTATTACCTGAATTGTTGCTAAAGGATCCTCAATTAGCCGAAGTTGTAGCTGAGGCTAGAAAAAAAATACATGCTAGGATTCTTGTGAGTTTAAAGAATGCTAGAGAACAAGGAATTGTATGGGCTGATTTAGATTTGGATACAGTATCCTGGTCTATTATGGTGTTATCAGATAAAATCCCAGAAAAGCTTACAGAATGTGGTAACCAAGCGGACTACTCCAAACTAGCTAAAGTGATATGCCGTTTGGTGTTTCCTCCAGATGTCTTAAAACAGTTAAAATTGAACAAAAAATAG
- a CDS encoding GTP pyrophosphokinase, which yields MKVEMTRFMMAYKFALDEMNTKINILKDEFNYIHDYNPIEHVKSRLKSPESIFKKVVKKECSLSFNSIKETIRDIAGIRISVSFISDIYELSKMLESQKDIRVIERKDYIKNPKPNGYQSLHLILEIPIFMSDREELVYVEVQIRTIAMDFWASLEHKIYYKYNKEVPNRLVQELKEAAITATALDKKMEQLNKEITAYKETTAVIENEEMLLKINKDQFHLPMNLIKTFIENNK from the coding sequence ATGAAAGTTGAAATGACTAGGTTCATGATGGCCTATAAGTTTGCTTTAGATGAGATGAATACGAAAATTAATATTTTGAAGGATGAGTTTAATTATATTCACGATTATAATCCAATAGAACATGTAAAATCCCGATTAAAATCACCGGAAAGTATTTTCAAAAAGGTTGTTAAAAAGGAATGTTCTTTATCCTTTAACTCAATTAAAGAAACAATAAGAGATATTGCAGGAATTAGAATTTCTGTATCATTTATTTCGGATATATATGAGTTGAGTAAAATGCTTGAAAGCCAAAAGGATATTAGGGTAATTGAACGGAAGGACTATATTAAGAATCCTAAACCTAATGGATATCAAAGCCTTCACCTCATCTTAGAAATTCCAATCTTTATGTCTGACCGTGAGGAATTGGTTTACGTTGAAGTTCAAATTCGGACAATTGCAATGGACTTTTGGGCAAGCTTAGAACATAAAATCTACTACAAATACAATAAGGAAGTACCAAATAGACTTGTACAAGAACTAAAAGAAGCTGCTATAACTGCCACTGCATTAGATAAGAAGATGGAACAACTAAATAAAGAAATCACAGCTTATAAAGAAACAACAGCAGTTATCGAAAATGAGGAGATGCTGTTAAAAATAAATAAAGATCAGTTTCATCTTCCAATGAACTTAATTAAAACGTTTATTGAAAATAATAAATAA
- a CDS encoding winged helix-turn-helix transcriptional regulator: protein MSRFDEKIFNCEKELTLNVIGGKWKMLIMWHLGKDGTLRFSELKALIPGITQRMLVNQLRELEEDFIVHREVYPVVPPKVEYSLTEQGQTLMPILEAMYEWGKNYRSKYFDHLQINDDAIK from the coding sequence ATGAGTCGTTTCGATGAAAAAATATTTAATTGTGAAAAAGAATTAACTTTAAATGTCATTGGCGGTAAATGGAAAATGTTAATTATGTGGCATTTGGGGAAAGATGGTACACTTCGTTTTAGTGAATTAAAAGCGTTAATCCCTGGTATAACCCAAAGAATGCTAGTCAATCAATTACGAGAGCTTGAGGAAGATTTTATCGTACATCGTGAAGTTTATCCTGTTGTTCCACCAAAGGTAGAGTATTCTTTAACAGAACAAGGGCAAACGTTAATGCCAATTCTTGAAGCTATGTATGAATGGGGTAAAAATTATCGTTCGAAATATTTTGACCATCTACAAATAAACGATGACGCGATTAAATAG
- the hxlA gene encoding 3-hexulose-6-phosphate synthase codes for MELQLALDLVNIEEAKQVVSEVQEHIDIVEIGTPVVINEGLRAVKEIKEAFPSLTVLADLKVMDAGGYEVMKASEAGAEIVTILGATDDATIKGAVEEGKKQGTKILVDMINVKDIEQRAKEVDELGVDYICVHTGYDLQAAGENSFEQLRKIKRVVKHAKTAVAGGIKLETLPEVISAQPDLVIVGGGITGQEDKKSVAAQMQKLVKQKALV; via the coding sequence ATGGAACTACAATTAGCATTGGATCTAGTAAATATTGAAGAAGCAAAACAAGTGGTAAGCGAGGTTCAGGAACATATAGATATCGTGGAAATCGGTACTCCTGTTGTGATTAATGAAGGTCTGAGAGCGGTAAAAGAAATCAAAGAAGCTTTTCCTTCGTTAACAGTTTTAGCAGATTTAAAAGTGATGGATGCTGGTGGATATGAAGTGATGAAAGCCTCTGAAGCAGGTGCAGAGATCGTTACTATTCTTGGTGCAACAGATGATGCAACGATTAAAGGTGCTGTTGAAGAAGGTAAGAAACAAGGAACAAAAATACTTGTCGATATGATCAATGTAAAAGATATTGAACAACGTGCCAAAGAAGTTGATGAACTAGGTGTAGACTATATTTGCGTTCATACTGGCTATGACCTTCAAGCAGCAGGTGAAAATTCATTTGAACAGCTAAGAAAGATTAAACGTGTTGTAAAACATGCAAAAACAGCTGTTGCTGGTGGAATCAAATTAGAAACTCTTCCAGAAGTGATTTCTGCTCAGCCTGACTTAGTTATCGTAGGCGGTGGAATTACTGGTCAGGAAGATAAAAAGAGCGTTGCTGCACAGATGCAGAAATTAGTGAAGCAAAAAGCACTTGTTTAA
- the hxlB gene encoding 6-phospho-3-hexuloisomerase, which yields METSYYLSKVIDELSYSINQISDAEAESLVNMMTTSSKVFVAGAGRSGLIAKSFAMRMMHMGINSYVIGETVTPNVEQNDLLIISSGSGETKSLVSMAEKAKSLEAKLAIVTILPESTIGKLADITVKLPGSPKDKETSKYMTIQPMASLFEQTLLVFYDALILRYMEKNSLYSDSMFSRHANLE from the coding sequence ATGGAAACATCTTACTATTTATCAAAAGTGATAGACGAGTTATCTTATTCAATCAATCAAATTTCAGATGCTGAGGCTGAAAGCTTAGTCAATATGATGACAACTTCATCAAAAGTCTTTGTTGCAGGTGCTGGAAGGTCAGGCCTTATAGCAAAATCCTTTGCTATGCGAATGATGCACATGGGGATCAACTCATATGTCATAGGAGAAACGGTAACCCCAAATGTTGAACAAAATGATTTGCTTATCATTAGTTCAGGTTCTGGAGAAACGAAAAGTTTAGTTTCAATGGCTGAAAAAGCAAAGAGTCTTGAAGCCAAATTAGCGATCGTTACAATTTTACCTGAATCAACAATTGGCAAACTAGCAGATATAACTGTGAAACTACCAGGTTCACCTAAAGATAAAGAAACAAGTAAATACATGACAATTCAGCCGATGGCATCTTTATTCGAACAAACATTGTTAGTATTCTATGATGCCCTAATCTTAAGATATATGGAGAAAAATTCATTATACTCTGACTCAATGTTTAGTAGGCATGCGAATTTAGAATAA
- a CDS encoding LysM peptidoglycan-binding domain-containing protein has product MKNNKFKLLKIAVLTLGLATTATFGHTQADASTIHEIKKGDTIYSLAKASHLSVSQFMQVNNLTSTTITIGEKLIIPTTITIKKGDTLYSIAKKYDTTVSQLKHINQLTSNTIYTGEKLIIPTNVIVKKGDTLYRIAKNYGLTVSELKAINSLTSNTILIGQKLIVAKNGKTESVDENYDASKVNVEVTVKNDFTFDAEEPRRFIVQYTKNDSYFSRIEVLDSKANMVDVKENSIAYLKGNKITEYSTKRISHPFYQNAEFFLHGTNSKTQTNIVVKEIDGKLIRFTIHYLNEEASEGITPHMIDILNTTKVK; this is encoded by the coding sequence ATGAAGAACAATAAGTTTAAGCTGTTGAAAATTGCAGTTTTAACATTAGGTTTAGCTACTACAGCTACTTTTGGACATACTCAAGCAGATGCCTCAACTATCCATGAAATTAAAAAGGGTGATACGATATATAGTCTTGCTAAAGCAAGTCATCTCTCAGTTTCACAATTCATGCAAGTAAATAATCTTACTTCTACAACCATTACGATTGGCGAAAAGCTTATCATTCCAACTACGATTACAATTAAAAAAGGCGACACGTTATACAGCATTGCAAAGAAATACGATACAACTGTCTCACAACTAAAACATATAAATCAGCTTACTTCTAATACGATCTACACTGGTGAAAAACTAATCATTCCTACAAATGTTATTGTTAAAAAAGGGGATACACTTTATCGCATTGCAAAGAATTACGGACTAACTGTTAGTGAGTTAAAGGCAATAAACAGTTTAACCTCAAATACTATTTTGATCGGCCAAAAACTGATCGTGGCTAAGAATGGAAAAACGGAGTCTGTTGATGAAAATTATGATGCTTCAAAAGTAAACGTAGAAGTAACAGTTAAAAATGACTTTACTTTTGACGCTGAAGAACCAAGAAGATTCATTGTCCAATACACAAAAAATGATTCCTATTTTTCAAGAATTGAAGTATTAGATTCAAAAGCGAACATGGTTGATGTTAAGGAAAATTCAATTGCCTATTTAAAAGGAAACAAGATAACTGAATACTCAACTAAACGGATTAGTCACCCATTTTATCAAAATGCCGAATTTTTTCTCCATGGAACTAATAGCAAAACACAAACAAATATTGTCGTAAAAGAGATCGATGGAAAATTAATCAGGTTTACGATCCATTATCTAAATGAGGAAGCTTCTGAAGGAATTACTCCGCATATGATTGATATTTTGAATACAACAAAGGTAAAGTAA
- the hxlB gene encoding 6-phospho-3-hexuloisomerase — translation MEQLKSLMLEELKTAFSSIKDEDIQGFIAEISQARKIFLYGLGRERLMLQAFAMRLMHLGLDVHVVGDVTTQRIQTGDLFISSSGTGYLSTVEALLKIVKAENARVVFMTASNESPLLQYVDQLVHIEAQTMKDDIHKRTSPQPMGALFEQAQLLLFELIVVKLKEKLSVSEEAMEVYHTNLE, via the coding sequence ATGGAACAACTTAAATCTTTGATGCTAGAAGAATTAAAGACTGCATTTTCATCGATTAAAGATGAAGATATTCAAGGGTTTATTGCCGAAATTTCTCAGGCTCGTAAAATATTTTTATATGGACTTGGAAGAGAAAGATTGATGCTACAAGCATTTGCGATGCGGTTGATGCATTTAGGATTAGATGTACACGTTGTTGGGGATGTCACAACACAAAGAATCCAAACTGGAGATTTGTTTATTTCAAGTTCTGGAACGGGTTATTTATCAACTGTTGAAGCCCTTTTGAAAATCGTAAAGGCAGAGAATGCAAGAGTCGTTTTTATGACAGCATCTAACGAATCACCTTTATTGCAATATGTAGATCAGCTTGTTCACATTGAAGCACAAACTATGAAAGATGATATTCATAAACGGACATCACCTCAACCGATGGGGGCTTTATTTGAGCAGGCGCAGCTACTGCTATTTGAGTTAATTGTCGTAAAATTAAAAGAGAAACTTTCAGTCTCAGAAGAAGCAATGGAAGTTTATCATACGAATCTAGAATAA
- a CDS encoding sugar phosphate isomerase/epimerase family protein: protein MNVKLGISTGFTIKRWAHPADWVRLVKEELGLDIIQFSFDQIDPRSTNEFITKYCDLVRYECDKNNVTLHSTFTGLSIYSHNLLYHPLLEGRLDGIDWFEKAFAVTQRLGCNATGGPFGGMDIATFLNKNNENSIIQANAEESLINLLKKAKKYGVMDFYWEATPVEREGSITIKDTKDFIEKINDLAGEEAATFSLCFDVGHTTNPILSKDDRNPYQWIESLYDHIPIIHLQQTDGRLDRHWAFTEQNNKIGTINPTKLFDSLEKTKKDEVILLLEIGHPFEQDDKLVLKEMKDSVDYWKTALSNKVYI, encoded by the coding sequence ATGAACGTAAAATTGGGGATTTCAACAGGATTTACAATTAAACGTTGGGCTCATCCAGCAGACTGGGTTCGATTAGTAAAAGAGGAACTAGGTTTAGATATTATTCAATTTTCTTTTGATCAAATAGATCCGAGATCAACAAACGAATTTATTACTAAATATTGTGATCTTGTACGCTATGAATGTGATAAAAATAATGTAACTCTTCATTCAACATTTACAGGACTATCAATTTATTCACACAATCTTCTATACCATCCATTACTGGAAGGAAGGTTAGACGGCATCGATTGGTTTGAAAAGGCATTTGCTGTTACACAAAGATTAGGGTGTAACGCAACTGGAGGGCCATTTGGTGGAATGGATATTGCTACTTTCTTAAATAAAAACAATGAGAATAGCATCATACAAGCTAATGCGGAAGAATCATTAATCAATTTACTAAAAAAGGCAAAAAAATATGGTGTGATGGATTTTTACTGGGAAGCAACACCAGTAGAACGTGAAGGATCGATCACAATCAAAGATACTAAAGATTTTATTGAAAAAATAAATGATCTAGCAGGAGAGGAGGCAGCAACATTTTCCCTTTGTTTTGACGTTGGGCATACGACAAACCCTATTCTTAGCAAAGATGATAGAAATCCATATCAATGGATCGAATCACTATATGATCATATTCCAATTATTCACCTGCAACAAACCGATGGTCGCTTAGACCGCCATTGGGCATTTACAGAACAAAATAATAAGATTGGTACTATTAATCCAACTAAATTATTTGATTCCCTTGAAAAGACTAAAAAAGATGAAGTTATTCTCCTGCTAGAAATTGGTCATCCTTTCGAACAAGATGATAAGCTTGTTTTAAAAGAAATGAAAGATAGCGTAGATTATTGGAAAACAGCTTTGAGCAATAAAGTATATATATAA
- a CDS encoding PTS transporter subunit EIIC has protein sequence MRKFGQLLSAIIYQNIAVIIAVGVIHELFGIYGYFYNDRILLLVNPIYETLLPILLAYSGGRLIGGGRGAVVAALVVYGLTLASSVPIIIGAMIIGPFTGFVVNRIERQLKDRIPIGFELLISNVITGIVGVFLTIICFLYVGQTLSAGIKFINSMVQSVIYSGWLPLTAVIIEPAKVFFFNNVINYGVLTPLGIQQAKELGKSIFFLLESNPGPGFGVLLAYFFRAVRGKRKSIKLSIAIQSLGGIHEIYFPYVLQNWKLLFAVIGGGISGNLVFQKFNVGLVSIPSPGSIVTLIGMSPRADIPGIIIGIFISAIVSFLLSYAILGRSSLSSIDQEFETQMATINTLQNIDHFSKVKHTIEIKKSELKINEIEAIDSHKQIKRVLFVCEAGMGSSSMGAAMLRKKLKLASLEIDVNNTSLQDIDSNVDLIICHQAFLKKVQEAAPGKIYYSLQSFTNFQEYDQVVEKLKAAEKFTNNK, from the coding sequence ATGAGGAAATTTGGACAATTACTCAGTGCAATCATTTATCAAAACATTGCAGTCATTATTGCAGTTGGGGTTATTCACGAGTTATTCGGAATTTATGGGTATTTTTATAATGACAGAATCCTACTTCTTGTTAACCCAATTTATGAGACACTATTACCTATTCTATTAGCCTATTCAGGAGGAAGGTTAATAGGAGGTGGGCGTGGTGCAGTGGTTGCTGCTTTAGTTGTTTATGGATTAACATTAGCGAGTTCAGTACCAATTATTATCGGTGCCATGATAATTGGTCCATTTACTGGTTTTGTCGTAAATAGAATTGAACGACAATTAAAAGATAGAATACCAATTGGTTTCGAGTTATTAATTTCAAATGTGATAACTGGGATTGTCGGTGTTTTTTTAACAATCATCTGCTTTTTATATGTAGGGCAAACATTATCAGCAGGAATAAAATTTATAAATAGCATGGTACAATCGGTTATTTATTCGGGATGGTTACCGTTAACTGCAGTGATTATAGAGCCAGCAAAAGTGTTTTTCTTTAACAATGTCATTAATTATGGGGTTTTAACTCCACTAGGAATCCAGCAAGCAAAGGAGCTAGGAAAGTCTATTTTTTTCCTATTGGAGTCAAATCCAGGCCCTGGTTTTGGCGTTTTATTAGCGTATTTTTTTAGGGCAGTTCGTGGGAAAAGAAAGTCAATTAAGCTTTCGATTGCAATACAATCATTAGGTGGAATTCATGAAATCTATTTTCCATATGTATTACAAAATTGGAAATTGCTTTTTGCTGTAATTGGAGGTGGAATATCAGGAAATTTGGTATTCCAAAAGTTTAATGTTGGATTAGTATCCATTCCTTCTCCAGGCAGTATTGTTACACTTATTGGGATGAGCCCGAGAGCTGATATACCAGGTATAATCATTGGAATATTCATTTCGGCTATTGTATCATTTCTGTTATCATATGCTATTTTAGGTCGTTCTTCGCTTAGTTCAATAGATCAAGAGTTTGAAACACAAATGGCCACGATAAATACATTACAAAATATCGACCATTTTTCGAAAGTCAAACATACAATCGAGATTAAAAAATCGGAATTGAAAATAAATGAGATTGAAGCAATTGATTCTCACAAACAAATAAAAAGGGTTTTATTTGTTTGTGAAGCAGGTATGGGATCAAGTTCAATGGGGGCTGCAATGCTAAGAAAAAAGCTAAAACTCGCTAGTTTAGAAATTGATGTAAATAATACATCGCTTCAGGATATTGACTCTAACGTTGATTTAATTATTTGTCATCAAGCATTTTTGAAAAAAGTGCAAGAAGCTGCTCCAGGTAAAATCTACTACTCTCTTCAATCTTTTACTAACTTTCAAGAGTATGATCAAGTTGTTGAAAAATTAAAAGCAGCAGAAAAGTTTACTAATAATAAATAG